A single genomic interval of Zingiber officinale cultivar Zhangliang chromosome 4A, Zo_v1.1, whole genome shotgun sequence harbors:
- the LOC121971560 gene encoding glucan endo-1,3-beta-glucosidase 6-like: MGWVSIVAGVICSLLILIDRVSGIGANWGTQTSHPLPPDTVVQMLKENGFQKVKLFDAEEGTMNALRKSGLEVMVGIPNDMLAVLATSMNAANTWVSTNLSAYINDGVHIRYVAVGNEPFLQTYNGSFLQTTFPALQNIQGALIKAGLSNQVKVTVPLNADVYNSPSGRPSDGDFRSDIRDLMLTIVKFLSDNAAVFTVNIYPFISLYSDSNFPVDYAFFEGSSSGVVDGSVTYSNMFDANLDTLIWALKKNGFANLPVIVGEIGWPTDGDANANIQYAQRFNQGFMNHISTGQGTPMRPELIDAYLFSLIDEDEKSIQPGNFERHWGLYTYDGWPKYQLNLGTTKTGSLVRAKNIQYLDKTWCVLKPSVNLDNSKLAATISYACANADCTSLGYKTSCGDLDVQGNISYAFNSYYQKNDQDDVACGFENLATTTNKDPSTGTCRFGIMIIADSGISRQIEYHGASLLSSVLLLFLTL; this comes from the exons ATGGGATGGGTTTCGATTGTTGCTGGGGTGATCTGTTCGCTTCTGATCTTGATCGATCGCGTGAGTGGGATTGGCGCTAACTGGGGAACTCAGACGAGCCACCCACTGCCTCCTGATACGGTGGTCCAGATGCTCAAGGAGAACGGGTTTCAGAAGGTGAAGCTGTTCGATGCTGAAGAGGGCACGATGAATGCCCTGAGGAAGAGTGGGCTGGAGGTCATGGTCGGCATCCCAAATGACATGCTGGCTGTGCTCGCAACTAGCATGAACGCAGCAAACACCTGGGTCTCCACCAATCTCTCAGCATACATCAATGATGGAGTCCATATCAG GTATGTTGCAGTTGGAAATGAACCTTTCTTGCAGACATACAATGGGAGCTTTCTGCAAACAACCTTTCCTGCACTTCAAAACATCCAAGGAGCTCTCATCAAAGCAGGGCTTAGCAACCAGGTCAAAGTCACCGTTCCCCTCAATGCTGATGTTTACAATTCACCGAGTGGCCGACCTTCAGATGGGGACTTCCGTTCTGACATCCGTGACCTAATGCTTACCATTGTTAAGTTCCTTAGTGACAATGCAGCGGTCTTCACTGTAAACATCTATCCTTTCATCAGTCTTTACAGTGATTCCAACTTCCCTGTGGACTATGCATTCTTTGAAGGATCCTCCTCTGGTGTTGTTGATGGCTCAGTCACCTACTCCAACATGTTTGATGCAAACCTTGATACTCTCATATGGGCTTTGAAAAAGAATGGCTTTGCAAATCTCCCTGTGATCGTTGGCGAGATCGGTTGGCCGACAGATGGTGATGCAAATGCAAATATTCAATATGCTCAAAGGTTCAACCAAGGATTCATGAACCACATATCAACAGGTCAAGGCACCCCAATGCGACCCGAGCTGATTGATGCATACCTTTTTAGTTTGATCGACGAGGATGAGAAGAGCATCCAACCGGGAAACTTTGAGCGGCATTGGGGACTCTATACTTATGATGGGTGGCCAAAATACCAACTGAATCTCGGGACAACTAAAACAGGTTCATTAGTTCGAGCTAAGAATATTCAGTACCTGGACAAGACGTGGTGCGTTTTAAAGCCTTCCGTGAACCTTGATAACTCAAAGCTTGCAGCAACTATCAGCTATGCATGTGCCAATGCAGACTGCACAAGCCTTGGATACAAGACCTCGTGTGGTGATCTGGATGTGCAAGGGAACATTTCGTATGCATTCAACAGTTACTATCAGAAGAATGACCAGGATGATGTGGCTTGTGGTTTTGAGAACCTCGCAACAACCACAAACAAAGACCCTTCAACTGGCACTTGCAGGTTTGGGATAATGATTATTGCTGATTCTGGGATCTCACGGCAAATCGAATATCATGGAGCTAGTTTATTGTCTTCAGTCCTGTTGCTGTTTCTCACCCTATGA